A window of Pyramidobacter piscolens W5455 contains these coding sequences:
- a CDS encoding iron-containing alcohol dehydrogenase — MRDFVFSCPTVTYFGADAAVRALGSELPKYGRTVMLAYGGGSVKKNGVYDAVMKLLRAAGKDVTEFGGITPNPTYAKVQEGARLAREKRVDLILAVGGGSVSDCCKVVAAQAMTGEDLWEMKFRFHAEPARFIPLGVVVTVAGTGSEQNNIAVITNEEKKIKAGMTGASPSFAALDPAYTLFAPLPQVVSGAFDTLSHCMESYFGKPLDDNLTDEIAEAVMRHVIRTARALVKEPGDLRVRGELMWAAAIGENGLLKAGKVTDFQAHQIEHQVGAYTNCNHGMGLAVIQPILYRHLYKAAPQRFARWAKNVWGAADRGDDRETALAGIAALEQFVIDVGLPNSFRKMGIADRSFYNAVARSTNIKEGCCRQLTVGEIFDILTECY, encoded by the coding sequence ATGCGCGATTTCGTCTTTTCCTGTCCGACGGTCACCTATTTCGGCGCGGACGCCGCCGTCCGCGCGCTCGGGAGCGAACTGCCCAAATACGGGCGAACGGTGATGCTCGCCTATGGCGGCGGTTCCGTCAAGAAAAACGGCGTTTACGACGCGGTCATGAAGCTGCTGCGCGCGGCGGGCAAGGACGTGACCGAATTCGGCGGCATCACGCCCAACCCAACGTACGCCAAAGTCCAGGAGGGCGCGCGCCTGGCCCGCGAGAAACGCGTCGACCTGATCCTCGCCGTCGGCGGCGGTTCCGTCAGCGACTGCTGCAAGGTCGTGGCCGCCCAAGCCATGACCGGCGAGGATCTGTGGGAGATGAAGTTCCGCTTCCACGCCGAGCCGGCGCGGTTCATCCCGCTCGGCGTGGTCGTCACCGTGGCGGGCACCGGCTCCGAACAGAACAATATCGCCGTGATCACCAACGAAGAGAAGAAGATCAAAGCCGGCATGACCGGCGCGTCGCCGTCCTTCGCGGCGCTCGACCCCGCCTATACGCTTTTCGCCCCTCTGCCGCAGGTCGTCTCGGGCGCGTTCGACACGCTCTCGCACTGCATGGAAAGCTACTTCGGCAAGCCGCTCGACGACAACCTCACCGACGAGATCGCCGAGGCCGTGATGCGCCACGTCATCCGCACCGCGCGCGCCCTCGTGAAAGAGCCGGGCGATCTGCGCGTGCGCGGCGAGCTGATGTGGGCGGCGGCCATCGGCGAAAACGGCCTGCTCAAGGCCGGCAAGGTCACCGACTTTCAGGCCCACCAGATCGAGCATCAGGTCGGCGCGTACACCAACTGCAACCACGGCATGGGACTGGCCGTGATCCAGCCGATTCTCTACCGCCACCTCTACAAGGCCGCGCCGCAGCGCTTCGCCCGCTGGGCGAAGAACGTGTGGGGCGCTGCCGACCGCGGCGACGACCGCGAGACCGCGCTGGCCGGCATCGCCGCGCTGGAACAGTTCGTGATCGACGTCGGCCTGCCCAACAGTTTCCGCAAGATGGGCATCGCCGACCGCTCCTTCTACAACGCCGTCGCCCGCAGCACCAACATCAAGGAAGGCTGCTGCCGCCAGCTCACTGTCGGCGAGATCTTCGACATCCTCACCGAGTGCTATTGA
- a CDS encoding DUF819 domain-containing protein has translation MSFISADNTWVLWAVMVGTASLSIWLEQTYQWASKVTGCVLALVLMMILANFRVIPTDAPAYDNVWSYVVPLAVPLLLFNCDIRKIGRETGKLLVVYLLSSAGTVAGALLGAFALGKYVPELKAFSAMFTGTYTGGSVNFTAMADAFLTDKKLISAGVVADNLLMAIYFFVLIAIPGIVWFRNHYKHPLVDRMEAGAASANAAADYWKPKPVGLKHIAFNFAAATIIVAASKALAAYFGKTIPATSTALSIVNQLLGNQYLIMTTVTMILATSFPRVFSNAPGASETGTFLIYIFFGVIGAPASIMEIVANSPILFAYAGVVIVMNMVVTFFFGKLFRFNLEDLVVASNANVGGPTTAAAMAISKGWFDLVGPALLVGTLGYVLGNYLGVIVANVVG, from the coding sequence ATGTCTTTTATCAGCGCCGACAACACGTGGGTCCTCTGGGCCGTCATGGTCGGCACCGCCTCGCTGAGCATCTGGCTGGAGCAGACGTACCAATGGGCCAGCAAGGTGACCGGCTGCGTCCTGGCCCTGGTCCTGATGATGATCCTGGCGAACTTCAGGGTGATTCCCACCGACGCGCCCGCGTACGACAACGTCTGGAGCTACGTGGTGCCGCTGGCGGTGCCGCTGCTGCTGTTCAACTGCGACATCCGAAAGATCGGCCGCGAAACGGGCAAACTGCTGGTCGTTTATCTGCTCAGCTCCGCCGGCACGGTGGCCGGAGCGCTGCTTGGCGCGTTCGCGCTCGGCAAGTACGTTCCGGAACTGAAGGCGTTTTCCGCCATGTTCACGGGGACCTACACGGGCGGCTCGGTCAACTTCACGGCCATGGCCGACGCGTTCCTGACGGATAAGAAGCTGATCTCCGCCGGCGTGGTCGCCGACAATCTGCTGATGGCGATCTACTTCTTCGTGCTGATCGCCATCCCCGGCATCGTCTGGTTCCGCAATCACTACAAACACCCGCTCGTCGACAGGATGGAAGCCGGCGCCGCTTCGGCCAACGCCGCCGCCGACTATTGGAAGCCCAAGCCCGTGGGGCTGAAGCACATCGCCTTCAATTTCGCCGCGGCCACGATCATCGTCGCCGCGTCCAAAGCGCTGGCCGCCTACTTCGGCAAGACGATTCCCGCCACTTCCACGGCGCTGTCGATCGTCAACCAGCTGTTGGGGAATCAGTATCTGATCATGACCACGGTGACGATGATCCTCGCCACGAGTTTTCCCCGCGTGTTCAGCAACGCGCCCGGCGCCAGCGAGACGGGCACGTTCCTGATTTACATTTTCTTCGGCGTCATCGGCGCGCCCGCCTCGATCATGGAGATCGTCGCCAATTCGCCGATCCTGTTCGCCTACGCCGGCGTCGTCATCGTCATGAACATGGTCGTGACGTTCTTCTTCGGCAAGCTCTTCCGCTTCAACCTCGAAGACCTCGTCGTCGCTTCCAACGCCAACGTCGGCGGCCCTACCACCGCCGCGGCCATGGCCATCTCCAAAGGCTGGTTCGACCTGGTCGGCCCCGCGCTGCTGGTCGGCACGCTGGGCTACGTGCTCGGCAACTACCTCGGCGTCATCGTCGCCAACGTCGTGGGATAA
- a CDS encoding PLP-dependent aminotransferase family protein, with the protein MEYRLSHRAKNLRRCMMDVFHLRDAKDMIFFNSGQPAADLYPRDLLCAVIDELLADDPQILAYPGSQGDEELREALAERQNRLDVGAGIRAEQIVVTNGGTGGADLLAQLFVDPGDAVLSETPTFPETLDCFAKAGARLAGVSMDADGPLPGELERLARELRPSFFYVIPNFQNPTGRCTSTERRRAVVEVARRYGFFIVEDDPYRELNFDAAPPPSYYSLAPDCTISMGSLSKTIAPGMRLGWLVLPDELVERAVMTLKATALCYPALLHRAAARVIKHPQFDAHIDELRRDLKRRCRLLTGLMSAQIPTKWLTWETPLGGMFLWCRLHGGVSAMDFAVRARDHWHVAFFPGVCFTPNYEGEDFSLRLTFARQTDAQMAEGVRRIAAALESFQQN; encoded by the coding sequence ATGGAATACAGACTCAGTCATCGCGCCAAAAACCTGCGCCGCTGCATGATGGACGTCTTTCATCTGCGCGACGCGAAGGACATGATCTTCTTCAACTCCGGGCAGCCCGCGGCGGATCTTTATCCCCGCGACCTGCTGTGCGCCGTCATCGACGAGCTGCTCGCCGATGATCCGCAGATACTCGCCTACCCCGGTTCGCAGGGCGACGAAGAACTGCGCGAAGCTCTGGCCGAACGCCAGAACCGCCTCGACGTCGGCGCCGGCATCCGGGCGGAACAGATCGTCGTCACCAACGGCGGCACCGGCGGCGCCGATCTGCTCGCGCAGCTGTTCGTCGACCCCGGCGACGCGGTGCTGAGCGAAACGCCGACGTTTCCCGAAACGCTGGACTGCTTCGCCAAAGCCGGCGCGCGCCTCGCGGGCGTCTCCATGGACGCCGACGGCCCGCTGCCCGGCGAACTCGAACGCCTGGCGCGGGAACTGCGGCCGAGCTTCTTCTATGTCATCCCCAACTTCCAGAACCCCACGGGACGCTGCACTTCGACCGAACGCCGCCGCGCCGTCGTGGAGGTCGCGCGCCGGTACGGTTTCTTCATCGTCGAGGATGATCCCTATCGCGAGCTGAACTTCGACGCCGCGCCGCCACCTTCCTATTATTCGCTGGCGCCTGACTGCACGATCTCCATGGGCAGCCTTTCGAAAACGATCGCACCGGGAATGCGCCTCGGCTGGCTGGTACTGCCGGACGAACTGGTCGAACGCGCCGTGATGACGCTCAAGGCCACGGCGCTGTGCTATCCCGCCTTGCTTCACCGCGCCGCCGCGCGCGTGATCAAACATCCTCAGTTCGACGCGCACATTGACGAGCTACGCCGCGATCTGAAGCGACGTTGCCGGCTTTTGACTGGATTGATGAGCGCGCAAATCCCAACGAAGTGGCTGACGTGGGAAACGCCGCTGGGGGGCATGTTCCTGTGGTGCCGCCTGCACGGCGGCGTCTCGGCCATGGATTTCGCCGTACGCGCCCGCGATCACTGGCACGTGGCCTTTTTCCCGGGCGTCTGTTTCACGCCCAATTACGAGGGCGAAGACTTTTCGCTGCGCCTCACCTTCGCGCGCCAGACCGACGCCCAGATGGCCGAGGGCGTACGCCGTATCGCCGCGGCACTGGAAAGTTTCCAACAAAACTGA
- a CDS encoding NAD(P)-dependent oxidoreductase, translating to MTLRKIGFVGLGVMGRAMASNLMKAGFDLTVSNRSKTSAETLLASGAAWAESPADVMRAADAVITIVGYPRDVEQVYFGERGLFAGFAPGKLLIDMTTSSPLLAAKIGARARELGCEALDAPVSGGDVGARDAKLTIMAGGPETAFKLAEPLFAAMGKEWKLQGPWGAGQHTKMANQIAIASNMMGVCEALAYARAAGLDPRRVLESISGGAAGSFSMSNLAPRMLKGDFKPGFYVKHFIKDMGIALDCAKEMKLDLPGLALADKLYRRLAESGGENDGTQALYKLYASERN from the coding sequence ATGACTTTGAGAAAAATCGGTTTTGTCGGACTGGGCGTGATGGGGAGAGCGATGGCGTCGAACCTGATGAAGGCCGGCTTCGATCTGACGGTCTCCAACCGCAGCAAGACTTCCGCCGAAACGCTGCTGGCATCCGGCGCGGCGTGGGCGGAGAGTCCCGCGGATGTGATGCGCGCGGCCGACGCGGTGATCACGATCGTCGGCTATCCGCGCGACGTGGAGCAGGTCTACTTCGGCGAAAGAGGCCTGTTCGCGGGCTTTGCGCCGGGCAAGCTGCTCATCGATATGACCACCTCGTCGCCGCTGCTGGCCGCGAAAATCGGCGCCAGAGCGCGGGAACTCGGCTGCGAGGCTCTCGATGCGCCCGTTTCCGGCGGCGACGTGGGCGCGCGCGACGCCAAGCTGACGATCATGGCCGGCGGGCCGGAAACGGCGTTCAAACTGGCGGAGCCTCTGTTCGCCGCCATGGGCAAGGAGTGGAAACTGCAAGGGCCGTGGGGCGCGGGGCAGCATACCAAGATGGCCAATCAGATCGCCATCGCGTCCAACATGATGGGCGTCTGCGAAGCGCTGGCCTATGCGCGCGCCGCCGGGCTCGATCCGCGGCGCGTGCTCGAAAGCATCTCCGGCGGCGCGGCGGGCAGCTTTTCAATGAGCAACTTGGCGCCGCGCATGCTCAAAGGCGATTTCAAGCCCGGCTTTTACGTCAAGCACTTCATCAAAGACATGGGCATCGCCCTCGACTGCGCCAAGGAAATGAAGCTCGATCTGCCCGGCCTGGCGCTGGCCGACAAACTTTACCGCCGCCTGGCCGAATCGGGCGGCGAAAACGACGGCACGCAGGCGCTGTACAAGCTGTACGCATCGGAACGCAATTAG
- a CDS encoding Fur family transcriptional regulator, whose amino-acid sequence MTKYARGILDIVNASRSHLTAEQIFWELKKTQPKVVLATVYNNLNALCAQKLIRRVHVEGSPERYDRIEKHDHLICQKCGKLADVTLADLTGGLEEQLGENITSYDLKVFYVCPECRRKAEGTAP is encoded by the coding sequence ATGACAAAATACGCTCGGGGAATTCTCGACATCGTGAACGCTTCGCGCAGCCACCTGACGGCGGAACAGATTTTCTGGGAGCTGAAAAAGACGCAGCCCAAGGTCGTTCTGGCGACGGTGTACAACAATCTCAACGCGCTCTGCGCGCAAAAGCTGATCCGCCGCGTTCACGTCGAAGGATCGCCGGAGCGCTACGACCGGATCGAGAAGCACGATCATCTGATCTGCCAGAAGTGCGGCAAACTGGCGGACGTGACGCTGGCCGACCTGACCGGGGGGCTGGAAGAGCAGCTGGGGGAAAACATCACGTCCTATGACCTCAAAGTCTTTTACGTTTGTCCCGAATGCCGCCGCAAGGCGGAGGGGACGGCGCCGTAA
- the rbr gene encoding rubrerythrin, protein MAQNKYEGTQTLKNLQAAFAGESQARNKYTYFASVARKEGYEQISALFQKTADNEKEHAKMWFKELDGIGDTKANLAAAAEGENYEWTDMYDGFAKTAEEEGFSALAAKFRLVAAIEKHHEERYRALLKNVESGEVFQKGEVKIWECRNCGHIVVGVKAPAVCPACAHSQSYFEIHAENY, encoded by the coding sequence ATGGCACAGAACAAGTACGAAGGCACCCAGACTCTCAAGAACCTGCAGGCGGCGTTCGCCGGCGAATCGCAGGCGCGCAACAAGTACACCTACTTCGCCTCGGTCGCCAGGAAGGAAGGCTACGAGCAGATCTCGGCCCTGTTCCAGAAGACGGCCGACAACGAGAAGGAACACGCCAAGATGTGGTTCAAGGAGCTGGACGGCATCGGCGACACCAAAGCCAATCTGGCCGCGGCCGCCGAGGGCGAGAACTACGAGTGGACCGACATGTACGACGGCTTCGCCAAGACTGCGGAGGAAGAGGGGTTCTCCGCGCTGGCCGCGAAGTTCCGTCTCGTCGCCGCCATCGAAAAGCATCACGAGGAACGTTACCGCGCCCTGCTCAAGAACGTGGAAAGCGGCGAAGTCTTCCAGAAGGGGGAAGTGAAGATCTGGGAGTGCCGCAACTGCGGCCACATCGTCGTCGGCGTCAAGGCGCCCGCCGTGTGCCCCGCCTGCGCCCATTCGCAGAGCTACTTCGAGATCCACGCCGAGAACTATTAA
- a CDS encoding 2-phosphosulfolactate phosphatase yields the protein MKAGDPMDIQILELLDGARRARGLTVVIDVFRAFSLEAWLFARGAASIFAVGAESEARRLKAEHPGAVLIGERGGAILPGFDFGNSPSQTRGADFRGKTVIHTTSAGTQGLAAAAGAAEIVAGSLVNAAATARYIRSRDPERVSLVAMGLAGVSGTPEDRLCARYITARLKGETLDMERELAAVRADPEGQKFFDPARQDMFPEDDFWMCVDTDRFDFVIRAQRLGDGLFRMSALAC from the coding sequence ATGAAGGCTGGCGATCCGATGGACATACAAATTCTCGAACTGCTCGACGGCGCGCGGCGGGCCCGCGGGCTGACGGTCGTCATCGACGTGTTCCGCGCTTTTTCGCTGGAAGCGTGGCTGTTCGCGCGCGGCGCGGCGTCGATTTTCGCCGTCGGCGCGGAATCCGAAGCCCGGCGCCTCAAAGCCGAACATCCCGGCGCCGTGCTGATCGGCGAGCGCGGCGGCGCGATCCTGCCGGGGTTCGATTTCGGCAACTCGCCGTCGCAGACGCGCGGCGCGGATTTCCGTGGAAAAACCGTGATCCACACCACCAGCGCCGGCACGCAGGGGCTGGCGGCCGCCGCCGGTGCGGCGGAGATCGTCGCCGGCAGCCTCGTTAACGCCGCGGCCACCGCGCGCTATATCCGCAGCCGCGATCCCGAGCGGGTATCGCTGGTGGCGATGGGGCTGGCGGGCGTTTCCGGCACGCCGGAAGACCGCCTTTGCGCGCGCTACATCACGGCGCGGCTCAAGGGGGAAACGCTGGACATGGAACGCGAATTGGCCGCCGTGCGTGCCGACCCGGAAGGGCAGAAGTTCTTCGACCCTGCCCGGCAGGACATGTTCCCCGAGGACGACTTCTGGATGTGCGTCGACACGGACCGCTTCGACTTCGTGATCCGCGCACAGCGCCTCGGCGACGGTCTGTTCCGCATGAGCGCGCTCGCGTGCTGA
- a CDS encoding PucR family transcriptional regulator codes for MKTLGAPQAVTVRQIAQLHNFKKYTRLVAGEEGLDRQVAYTTVWESPELASRLEGQEFVFSVGYLARTNPPLALEGFRALTNVVSAMGFKLGPHIDEIPTEFIKIADEKNVPLFEIRADCQFRWLIQSIMAEINLYQASVLMEVNQYFHDLYELAMKDGRDSVLLSQLSERIRALCFLLPPDLQEPIWPQKRQAGRAENTLLQGAHEVFRKACVTQGEFHEPPWHIFPLTGKNYCLGYLVVHHKPALGDKERLMIQQLQMRLTMKWNERFEDTRRTLMSLWNSLLYNPKDKREFISHTLERCGLDAEQAFRVLVFSARPGLDEAFRRGAQFTMGSLGRLIPHKILLWVTPSECVLLCSSTGGQKLPQYMIKAKELLAPDPSAVLSVGPSVRRIEEIRDSYRMAKNCFRAVCSRYDRPESLLCCDDWLFELSQIEGADTLESRLLVKKVLEPLLRYDRDHGNTAFQDTLRAMNRTENLSEAAGVLHVHENTLRYRVQRMKDLTGLDLFRYRDRAMLARALFCFEINGK; via the coding sequence GTGAAAACGCTTGGGGCTCCGCAGGCGGTGACGGTGCGGCAGATCGCGCAGCTCCATAATTTCAAAAAATATACGCGCCTTGTCGCCGGCGAGGAAGGGCTCGACCGTCAGGTAGCATATACCACTGTCTGGGAATCGCCGGAGCTGGCGAGCCGCCTCGAAGGGCAGGAGTTTGTCTTCAGCGTGGGCTATTTGGCACGAACCAATCCGCCTCTGGCGCTGGAAGGTTTTCGGGCGTTGACGAACGTCGTATCGGCGATGGGGTTCAAGCTCGGCCCTCATATCGACGAAATCCCCACTGAGTTCATCAAGATTGCCGACGAGAAAAACGTTCCTCTGTTCGAGATTCGCGCAGACTGTCAGTTCAGGTGGCTCATCCAGTCCATCATGGCCGAAATCAATCTCTACCAGGCCAGCGTTTTGATGGAAGTGAACCAGTATTTCCATGACCTCTATGAACTGGCCATGAAAGACGGACGGGATTCCGTCCTTTTGTCGCAGCTTTCCGAGCGGATCCGCGCGCTCTGCTTCCTTCTTCCTCCCGACTTGCAGGAACCCATATGGCCGCAAAAACGGCAGGCAGGACGAGCTGAAAATACGCTTTTGCAGGGAGCGCACGAAGTTTTTCGCAAGGCCTGCGTGACGCAGGGAGAGTTTCATGAGCCCCCGTGGCATATCTTCCCGCTGACGGGTAAGAACTATTGTCTTGGTTATCTGGTCGTGCATCATAAGCCGGCTCTGGGCGACAAGGAACGTTTGATGATCCAACAGCTGCAGATGAGACTGACGATGAAGTGGAACGAGCGCTTCGAGGATACGCGCCGGACGTTGATGAGCCTGTGGAACAGCCTGCTCTACAATCCCAAAGATAAAAGAGAGTTCATCAGCCATACGCTGGAACGTTGCGGACTGGACGCCGAACAAGCGTTCCGCGTGCTGGTGTTCTCGGCCCGTCCGGGACTGGACGAGGCGTTTCGGCGGGGAGCGCAGTTTACCATGGGGAGCCTTGGACGTCTGATCCCGCATAAGATATTGCTCTGGGTGACCCCATCGGAATGCGTGCTGCTGTGTTCGTCGACCGGCGGGCAGAAACTGCCTCAGTATATGATCAAGGCCAAAGAACTGCTGGCCCCCGATCCATCGGCCGTTTTATCGGTCGGACCGTCGGTAAGGAGGATCGAAGAGATCCGCGACAGCTACCGTATGGCGAAAAACTGTTTCCGCGCGGTCTGCAGCCGATATGACAGGCCGGAATCGCTCCTTTGCTGTGACGATTGGCTCTTCGAACTGTCCCAGATCGAAGGGGCGGATACGCTGGAGAGCCGCCTGCTCGTGAAGAAAGTTCTTGAGCCGTTGCTTCGGTATGACCGCGACCACGGCAATACCGCTTTTCAGGATACGTTGAGGGCAATGAACCGAACGGAGAACCTCAGCGAGGCGGCAGGGGTTCTTCACGTGCATGAAAACACGCTTCGTTACCGCGTGCAGCGCATGAAGGATTTGACGGGGCTCGATTTGTTCCGCTACAGAGACCGGGCGATGCTGGCCCGCGCGCTGTTCTGTTTTGAAATAAACGGTAAATAG
- a CDS encoding CoA transferase subunit A, with protein sequence MARNVIKPVMSANEAVKNVKDGMSVMIGGFNFGGVPYTLVEALEKAGTSGLTMISNDTSYADVGHGRLVAAGQIKKVIASHIGINKKTGEQYNAGTLELELVPQGTFVERIRAGGFGLGGFLTPTGVGTKVEEGKQVIEVNGKKYLLELPLHADVALIRAHKADRMGNLTYFGTNRNFNPTMATAADLVIAEVDSIVDVGELDPDNVVTPGILVDILVVKGDNYYAART encoded by the coding sequence ATGGCACGAAATGTGATCAAGCCGGTCATGTCGGCCAATGAAGCCGTCAAAAACGTCAAAGACGGCATGTCCGTCATGATTGGGGGATTCAATTTCGGCGGCGTTCCCTACACGCTCGTCGAAGCGCTTGAGAAAGCCGGCACCAGCGGACTGACCATGATCTCCAACGACACGAGTTACGCTGATGTCGGCCACGGCCGGCTCGTGGCGGCAGGGCAGATCAAAAAGGTCATCGCTTCGCATATCGGCATCAACAAAAAGACCGGCGAGCAGTACAACGCCGGCACGCTCGAACTGGAACTCGTTCCCCAGGGAACTTTCGTCGAGCGCATCCGCGCCGGCGGCTTCGGGCTGGGCGGATTCCTGACGCCTACCGGCGTCGGCACCAAAGTGGAGGAGGGCAAGCAAGTCATTGAAGTGAACGGCAAAAAATATCTGCTCGAACTGCCGCTGCACGCCGACGTGGCGTTGATCCGAGCCCACAAGGCCGATCGCATGGGCAACCTGACCTATTTCGGCACGAACCGCAACTTCAATCCCACCATGGCCACCGCGGCCGATCTGGTGATTGCCGAAGTCGATTCGATCGTCGACGTGGGCGAGCTCGATCCCGACAACGTCGTGACCCCCGGCATTCTGGTGGACATTCTGGTCGTGAAGGGAGACAACTACTATGCTGCCCGTACTTAA
- a CDS encoding 3-oxoacid CoA-transferase subunit B produces the protein MLPVLNEDVVRNRIAKRIALEFEDGDVVNLGIGIPTLVSNFVPEERRLVIQTENGCLGAGPEPEQKDYRFIGAGGRFITPLPGCSFFGSDMSFGLIRGGHVDATVLGTLEVDQEGNLANWIIPGKLLPGMGGAMDLVVGAKRVIVATTHCDKKGHPKILKKCRLPLTAVGVVSLIVTEFAVFSIEDGTMTLLEIAPEVTKEDIRAHTEADYVEAEIITQMKGTEVSETEAVK, from the coding sequence ATGCTGCCCGTACTTAACGAAGACGTCGTCCGCAATCGCATCGCCAAACGCATCGCGCTGGAGTTTGAAGACGGCGACGTGGTCAATCTCGGCATCGGCATCCCCACGCTGGTCTCCAACTTTGTGCCCGAAGAGCGCCGCCTCGTCATCCAGACCGAAAACGGCTGTCTCGGCGCCGGCCCCGAACCCGAGCAGAAAGATTACCGCTTCATCGGCGCCGGCGGACGTTTTATCACGCCGCTGCCCGGCTGCTCGTTCTTCGGCAGCGACATGAGCTTCGGCCTGATCCGCGGCGGACACGTCGACGCCACCGTGCTCGGCACGCTGGAAGTCGATCAGGAAGGCAATCTCGCCAACTGGATCATCCCCGGCAAACTGCTGCCCGGCATGGGCGGCGCGATGGATCTCGTCGTCGGCGCCAAACGCGTTATCGTCGCCACCACCCACTGCGATAAAAAAGGCCATCCCAAGATCCTCAAAAAGTGCCGCCTGCCCCTGACGGCGGTAGGCGTGGTTTCCCTGATCGTCACCGAATTCGCCGTGTTCTCCATTGAGGACGGCACGATGACCTTGCTGGAAATCGCGCCCGAAGTGACCAAGGAAGACATTCGCGCTCATACCGAGGCGGACTATGTCGAGGCTGAAATCATCACGCAGATGAAAGGCACGGAAGTGTCAGAAACGGAGGCGGTGAAATAA
- a CDS encoding thiolase family protein, giving the protein MSNPVIISAARTAGGKFGGALSKLSGPELGAIALKAAVQRAGIKGEDVDEVILGTGWQAGVGANPARIAMYGAGIPSSVPAFTVNIRCGSGLRTIMLAADRIRLGDAKVIVAGGMESASNVPYLLPKARWGYRMGEQKVLDALHKDGFFCPVAQHLMGELCEEIAAEYKISRQEQDEFALASHQKAAAATAAGLFKDEIVPVAVKDKKMGEIVCDTDEIFRADTSLEKLAKLPPIYKKDGGTITAGSSSALCDNGAIVIVADSEWAKERGLKPLAEILGYSAAALDAERFPLGPVVAMPKALSKAGLKLSDMDLIEINEAFAAQVIACHREMPFDMEKLNVHGGAIALGHPIGATGAKITTTLINALGQQGKELGIASACIGGGQGVAMVVKKL; this is encoded by the coding sequence ATGAGCAACCCCGTTATTATCAGCGCAGCGCGTACGGCCGGGGGAAAATTCGGCGGCGCGCTTTCCAAGCTGAGCGGCCCCGAATTGGGCGCTATCGCACTCAAAGCGGCCGTTCAGCGTGCCGGCATCAAAGGCGAGGACGTCGACGAGGTGATCCTCGGCACCGGCTGGCAAGCCGGCGTCGGCGCCAACCCTGCCCGTATCGCCATGTACGGCGCCGGCATCCCCAGCTCCGTTCCCGCGTTCACCGTGAACATCCGCTGCGGTTCCGGCCTGCGCACCATCATGCTGGCTGCCGACCGCATCCGCCTCGGCGACGCCAAAGTCATCGTCGCCGGCGGAATGGAGAGCGCCTCGAACGTCCCCTACCTTTTGCCCAAGGCGCGCTGGGGCTATCGCATGGGCGAACAGAAAGTCCTCGACGCCCTGCACAAAGACGGCTTCTTCTGCCCCGTCGCTCAGCACCTGATGGGGGAACTGTGCGAAGAGATTGCCGCCGAGTACAAAATCTCGCGCCAGGAGCAGGACGAGTTCGCGCTCGCCTCTCATCAAAAGGCCGCCGCCGCGACGGCCGCCGGACTTTTCAAGGACGAGATCGTCCCCGTCGCCGTCAAGGACAAAAAGATGGGCGAGATCGTCTGCGACACCGACGAGATCTTCCGCGCCGATACCTCGCTTGAAAAGCTTGCCAAGCTGCCTCCCATCTACAAAAAGGACGGCGGCACGATCACCGCCGGCAGCAGTTCGGCCCTGTGCGACAACGGCGCGATCGTCATTGTTGCCGACAGCGAATGGGCGAAAGAACGCGGGCTCAAACCGCTGGCCGAGATCCTTGGCTACAGCGCCGCAGCGCTTGACGCCGAGCGTTTCCCGCTTGGCCCCGTCGTCGCCATGCCCAAGGCGCTGTCCAAAGCCGGACTGAAACTGAGCGACATGGATCTGATCGAGATCAACGAAGCGTTTGCAGCTCAAGTCATCGCCTGTCACCGCGAAATGCCGTTCGACATGGAAAAGCTGAACGTCCACGGCGGCGCGATCGCCCTTGGGCACCCCATTGGCGCGACCGGCGCCAAGATCACGACCACGCTGATCAACGCGCTCGGTCAGCAGGGCAAGGAGCTCGGCATCGCTTCCGCCTGCATCGGCGGCGGCCAGGGCGTGGCTATGGTGGTAAAGAAATTGTAA